From the Lolium rigidum isolate FL_2022 chromosome 2, APGP_CSIRO_Lrig_0.1, whole genome shotgun sequence genome, one window contains:
- the LOC124687613 gene encoding defensin Tm-AMP-D1.2-like, whose protein sequence is MAVSSGRAAASAALLLLLLLATELGTTTVAGAGERTCKSQSHNFKGECTSTTNCASVCKTEGFPDGKCKSHYFVRKCFCIKDC, encoded by the exons ATGGCAGTTTCTTCTGGCCGCGCGGCAGcgtccgccgccctcctccttctcctcctcctcgccacaG AGCTGGGGACGACGACAGTGGCGGGGGCGGGGGAGAGGACCTGCAAATCGCAGAGCCACAACTTCAAGGGGGAGTGCACGAGCACGACCAACTGCGCCAGCGTGTGCAAGACTGAGGGCTTCCCCGACGGCAAGTGCAAGTCGCACTACTTCGTGCGCAAGTGCTTCTGCATCAAGGACTGCTGA